A single region of the Brassica rapa cultivar Chiifu-401-42 chromosome A03, CAAS_Brap_v3.01, whole genome shotgun sequence genome encodes:
- the LOC103861647 gene encoding glycerophosphodiester phosphodiesterase GDPDL3, translated as MRGLLLLCGVVLIQLLAAQTDAQGSKSKWQTLTGFSPRVIARGGFSGLFPDSSIDAYNFAMLTSVEDVVLWCDLQLTKDGAGICFPGLTMSNASNIEAAYPNRTNTYLVNGVSTQGWFTIDFSLKDLNKVNLIRGILSRSERFDGNGYSILTVQDVNTELKPQGLWLNVQHEAFYAQHNLSMTTFLTTASKTVIIDFISSPEVNFFKKIAGRFGREGPIFVFRFLEKETFEPTTNRTYGSILSNLTFVKTFASGILVPKSYVLPLDDKQYLLPSTSLVQDAHKAGLEVFVSGFANDVDIAHDYSYDPVSEYLSFVDNGNFSVDGVLSDFPISASASVECFSHMGRNATKQVDFLVISKNGASGDYPGCTDLAYAKAIKDGADVIDCSVQMSSDGTPFCSSSIDLGKTTMVAQTPLRNRSTNVPEISSLGGIYTFSLTWPEIQTLTPAISNPYRTYNMFRNPNERNAGKLVSLSDFLNLAKNSTSLSGVLISVENAAYLRENQGLDVVKAVLDTLTETGYTNITTKKVMIQSTNSSVLLDFKKQSRYETVYKVEETIRDILDSAIEDIKRFASAVVIVKSSVFPDSEGFVTGQTNVVERLQKSQLPVYVELFQNEFVSQPYDFFSDANVEINSYVTGAGVNGTVTEFPFTAARYRRNRCLGSKETPPYMAPVQPGGLLQVVNHASLPPAEAPNPVFTDADVTEPPLPPVTAKAPTSTTPGTPSKPSTNAPAPSGQTRLTLSLLLSVFPMAIASLLLL; from the exons ATGCGAGGGTTACTTCTACTCTGTGGTGTTGTTCTGATTCAGCTTCTTGCTGCTCAAACCGATGCTCAAGGATCTAAAAGTAAATGGCAGACGCTCACCG GTTTCTCTCCTCGTGTGATTGCTCGTGGAGGGTTCTCTGGATTATTCCCAGATTCTAGCATCGATGCTTACAACTTCGCAATGCTGACTAGTGTAGAAGACGTTGTTCTGTGGTGTGATCTTCAGCTAACCAAAGACGGAGCTGGGATCTGCTTCCCTGGTTTAACAATGAGCAATGCTTCTAATATTGAAGCTGCTTACCCAAATCGTACAAACACTTACCTTGTTAATGGAGTCTCTACACAGGGCTGGTTCACCATCGATTTCTCCTTGAAAGATCTCAACAAAGTTAACT TAATTAGAGGTATATTATCTCGGTCAGAGAGATTCGATGGAAACGGCTACTCGATCTTGACGGTTCAAGATGTAAACACAGAGCTGAAACCACAAGGCCTTTGGTTAAACGTTCAGCACGAGGCCTTCTACGCGCAGCACAATCTAAGCATGACCACCTTTCTAACCACAGCTTCGAAAACTGTTATCATCGACTTCATCTCGTCCCCTGAAGTCAATTTCTTCAAGAAAATCGCTGGACGTTTCGGGCGTGAAGGACCAATCTTCGTGTTCCGTTTTCTCGAGAAAGAAACATTCGAGCCGACGACAAACAGAACATACGGTTCCATCTTGAGTAACTTGACTTTCGTCAAAACGTTTGCTTCAGGGATTCTTGTTCCCAAGTCTTACGTGTTGCCACTAGATGACAAGCAGTACTTGCTTCCGTCTACATCTTTAGTTCAAGATGCTCACAAAGCAGGACTTGAAGTGTTTGTGTCAGGTTTTGCTAATGATGTTGATATTGCACATGACTATAGTTATGATCCTGTCTCTGAGTATCTATCTTTTGTGGATAATGGCAACTTCTCTGTCGATGGTGTTCTCTCTGACTTTCCCATAAGTGCATCTGCATCCGTCG AATGCTTCTCCCACATGGGCAGAAACGCTACAAAACAAG TTGATTTTCTTGTTATATCCAAAAATGGTGCGAGTGGGGACTATCCTGGATGTACAGACTTGGCATATGCCAAAGCAATCAAGGATGGTGCTGATGTTATCGACTGCTCGGTCCAAATGTCCAGTGACGGTACACCCTTTTGCTCAAGTTCCATCGATCTTGGGAAAACCACAATGGTCGCCCAAACTCCTTTGAGAAACCGTTCAACAAATGTTCCTGAGATTAGCTCACTTGGTGGTATATACACCTTTAGCCTCACCTGGCCTGAGATCCAGACCTTGACTC CTGCTATATCAAACCCATACAGAACATACAATATGTTTAGGAACCCAAACGAGAGAAACGCTGGGAAGCTTGTTTCACTTTCTGACTTCCTAAACTTGGCAAAGAACTCCACCTCTCTTTCCGGTGTTTTGATCAGTGTGGAG AATGCAGCATACCTGAGAGAGAACCAAGGGCTAGACGTGGTGAAAGCGGTTCTTGACACACTCACTGAAACCGGCTACACCAACATCACAACCAAAAAGGTGATGATTCAGTCAACAAACAGCTCGGTTCTACTCGACTTCAAGAAGCAGAGCCGGTACGAGACTGTGTACAAAGTTGAAGAAACCATCCGTGACATTCTCGACTCTGCTATAGAAGACATAAAGAGATTCGCTAGTGCTGTTGTCATTGTCAAATCATCGGTCTTTCCAGACTCTGAGGGTTTTGTCACGGGGCAAACCAATGTTGTGGAGAGGCTTCAGAAGTCTCAGCTTCCGGTATATGTTGAGCTGTTTCAGAATGAGTTTGTGTCTCAACCTTATGACTTCTTCTCTGACGCAAATGTTGAGATAAACTCTTATGTTACTGGAGCTGGTGTGAATGGAACCGTCACTGAGTTCCCTTTCACAGCTGCTAGATACAGAA GGAATAGATGTTTGGGAAGCAAAGAAACTCCACCTTACATGGCTCCTGTCCAACCAGGTGGACTCTTACAAGTTGTGAATCATGCGTCCTTACCTCCAGCCGAAGCTCCAAACCCGGTTTTCACAGATGCTGATGTTACTGAGCCGCCACTACCTCCGGTTACAGCAAAAGCCCCAACCTCAACAACCCCTGGAACACCATCAAAACCATCAACCAATGCACCAGCACCTAGCGGACAAACCCGCCTCACCTTATCTCTTCTCCTTTCTGTTTTTCCAATGGCTATTGCCTCTCTTCTACTTCTGTGA
- the LOC103861649 gene encoding uncharacterized protein LOC103861649, with protein sequence MERNVEKMLNRVSMAFIIIGTLIMVIMILQTPKTCISPEAPSKPHTHFPRSTCDSSPRKHLPLPKKNARLWSSKAWTSRLSSFSSYFLRFRDLGLLRNHTKALCLSAGAGHAPMAMAQIGLSDVTAVELVDSLPLVRRADPHNLPFFDGAFDFAFTAHLDDALFPWRVVEEMERTVRRGGFCVVAVDECGGGDVREIARLFLKSKLVDVANVTLEGSKKTSILFKVQDFKT encoded by the coding sequence ATGGAGAGAAACGTGGAGAAGATGCTGAACAGAGTTTCAATGGCGTTCATAATCATCGGAACGTTGATCATGGTGATAATGATTCTCCAGACTCCGAAGACATGTATCTCACCAGAAGCTCCCTCGAAGCCCCACACGCATTTCCCGAGATCCACCTGCGACTCCTCGCCGCGAAAGCATCTCCCTTTACCCAAGAAGAACGCTCGCCTCTGGTCCTCCAAGGCTTGGACGTCGCGtctctcctccttctcctctTACTTCCTCCGGTTCCGCGATCTCGGGTTGCTTCGCAACCACACCAAAGCTCTCTGCCTCTCCGCCGGCGCCGGCCACGCTCCGATGGCGATGGCCCAGATCGGGTTATCTGACGTTACCGCCGTGGAGTTGGTGGATTCGCTTCCTCTCGTGAGAAGAGCTGATCCTCATAACCTTCCTTTTTTCGACGGTGCGTTTGATTTCGCGTTTACTGCGCATCTTGATGATGCTCTGTTTCCGTGGAGAGTCGTGGAGGAGATGGAGAGGACGGTGCGGCGAGGCGGGTTTTGCGTGGTGGCGGTTGATGAATGCGGTGGAGGTGATGTTAGGGAGATTGCTAGACTTTTCTTGAAGTCTAAGCTCGTTGATGTTGCTAATGTAACCTTAGAAGGATCTAAAAAGACTAGTATACTATTCAAAGTTCAAGACTTTAAGACATGA
- the LOC103861650 gene encoding serine/threonine-protein phosphatase PP-X isozyme 1, with translation MSDLDRQIEQLKRCEPLSESEVKSLCLKAMEILVEESNVQRVDAPVTLCGDIHGQFYDMMELFKVGGDCPKTNYLFLGDFVDRGYYSVETFLLLLALKVRYPDRITLIRGNHESRQITQVYGFYDECLRKYGSVNVWRYCTDIFDYMSLSAVVENKIFCVHGGLSPTINTLDQIRTIDRKQEVPHDGAMCDLLWSDPEDIVEGWGLSPRGAGFLFGGSVVTTFNHTNNIDYIGRAHQLVMEGYKWMFDSQIVTVWSAPNYCYRCGNIASILELDENLNKEFRVFQAAQQDSRGPPAKKPAPDYFL, from the exons ATGTCAGACCTAGACCGGCAGATAGAGCAGCTGAAGCGCTGCGAGCCGTTGAGCGAATCGGAGGTGAAGTCTCTCTGCCTCAAAGCCATGGAGATCCTCGTTGAAGAGAGTAATGTTCAAAGAGTCGATGCTCCCGTCACT CTATGTGGTGATATCCATGGGCAGTTCTATGATATGATGGAGCTTTTCAAAGTTGGAGGTGATTGCCCCAAGACCAACTACTTGTTTCTTGGTGATTTCGTTGATCGTGGATACTACTCTGTTGAGACGTTTCTGCTTCTACTCGCTCTCAAG GTTAGATATCCAGACCGTATAACTCTCATCAGAGGAAACCACGAAAGCAGGCAAATCACACAG gtttatGGATTTTATGATGAGTGTTTGCGTAAATACGGCTCTGTAAATGTCTGGAGATACTGCACTGACATTTTTGACTACATGAG TCTTTCAGCTGTTGTCGAGAACAAGATATTCTGTGTTCACGGCGGTCTCTCTCCAACTATTAATACTCTTGACCAG ATCAGGACAATTGACCGAAAGCAAGAAGTGCCACATGATGGCGCCATGTGTGACCTCCTATGGTCTGATCCTGAAGATATTGTCGAGGGATGGGGATTGAGTCCTCGTGGAGCTGGATTTCTTTTTGGCGGCAGTGTTGTCACGACTTTTAACCACACAAACAACATAGACTACATAGGACGAGCCCATCAACTAGTTATGGAGGGCTACAAATGGATGTTCGATAGCCAGATTGTGACAGTGTGGTCAGCCCCAAATTACTGTTATAG ATGCGGTAATATCGCTTCGATTCTAGAGCTGGACGAGAACCTAAACAAAGAGTTCCGTGTGTTCCAGGCAGCCCAGCAG GATTCGAGAGGGCCTCCCGCCAAAAAACCTGCCCCTGACTACTTCCTATAA
- the LOC103861651 gene encoding V-type proton ATPase subunit e2 produces MAFLVTSLIFAVVGIIASIFTRICFNQGPSTNLLHFTLVITATVCCWMMWAIVYIAQMKPLIVPILSEVE; encoded by the exons ATGGCTTTCCTTGTGACATCCTTAATATTCGCTGTCGTGGGAATCATTGCTTCGATTTTCACAAGGATCTGCTTCAACCAAGGCCCCTCCACCAATCT GCTACATTTTACTTTGGTCATTACAGCCACTGTCTGCTGTTGGATGAT GTGGGCAATTGTATACATTGCGCAGATGAAGCCTCTCATTGTCCCTATCCTGAGCGAGGTTGAGTAG